From Glycine max cultivar Williams 82 chromosome 11, Glycine_max_v4.0, whole genome shotgun sequence, the proteins below share one genomic window:
- the LOC100817853 gene encoding oxalate--CoA ligase has translation MKDTMETPTTLTTLLRHVAAKFPSRRAISVAAKFDLTHSRLHRLVESAAAQLVSAGVKPGDVVALTFPNTIEFVVMFLAVIRARATAAPLNSAYTAEEFEFYLSDSESKLLLTSPEGNKPAQAAASKLSIPHATASITKAENEEAELSLSLLNHPELNSVNSVESLVNDPDDVALFLHTSGTTSRPKGVPLTQYNLLSSVKNIDSVYRLTESDSTVIVLPLFHVHGLIAGLLSSLGAGAAVALPAAGRFSASAFWKDMIKYSATWYTAVPTIHQIILDRHSSNPEPVYPRLRFIRSCSASLAPVILGKLEEAFGAPVLEAYAMTEASHLMASNPLPQDGAHKSGSVGKPVGQEMGILDESGRVQEAGISGEVCIRGSNVTKGYKNNVAANTASFLFDWFHTGDIGYFDSDGYLHLVGRIKELINRGGEKISPIEVDAVLLSHPEIAQAVAFGVPDAKYGEEIYCAVIPREGSNVDEAEVLRFSKTNLASFKVPKKVFITDSLPKTATGKILRRLVAEHFVSQI, from the exons atgaaagacaCAATGGAAACTCCTACGACACTCACCACCTTGCTCCGCCACGTCGCCGCCAAATTCCCCTCCCGCCGTGCCATCTCCGTCGCTGCCAAATTCGACCTCACCCACTCCCGCCTCCACCGCCTGGTCGAATCCGCCGCCGCTCAGTTAGTCTCCGCCGGCGTCAAACCCGGCGACGTCGTCGCCCTCACCTTCCCCAACACCATCGAG TTTGTAGTCATGTTCCTAGCCGTCATTCGGGCTCGAGCCACAGCCGCGCCGTTAAACTCGGCTTACACAGCGGAAGAGTTCGAGTTTTACTTATCCGACTCGGAGTCCAAGCTCCTCCTAACATCACCAGAAGGAAACAAGCCTGCTCAAGCCGCGGCTTCAAAGCTCAGCATCCCCCACGCCACGGCTTCGATTACCAAAGCCGAGAACGAAGAAGCGGAGCTGAGTCTCTCATTATTAAACCACCCCGAGTTGAATTCCGTTAACTCAGTTGAGTCACTCGTTAACGACCCTGATGACGTGGCACTTTTCCTTCACACCTCTGGCACCACGAGCCGTCCCAAGGGAGTGCCGCTGACTCAGTACAACCTTCTCTCTTCGGTGAAGAACATCGACTCAGTGTACCGACTCACTGAGTCCGACTCGACGGTGATTGTTCTTCCTCTCTTCCACGTGCACGGGTTAATCGCCGGATTGCTGAGCTCCCTCGGCGCCGGAGCTGCGGTGGCGCTTCCGGCGGCGGGGAGGTTCTCCGCCTCGGCGTTTTGGAAGGACATGATTAAATACAGCGCCACATGGTACACCGCGGTTCCCACCATACACCAGATCATACTTGATCGCCACTCCAGCAACCCCGAACCGGTTTACCCGCGGCTCCGGTTCATCCGAAGCTGCAGCGCCTCGCTCGCACCGGTTATACTCGGTAAACTCGAGGAGGCTTTCGGTGCACCGGTTTTAGAGGCCTATGCGATGACGGAAGCGTCGCATTTGATGGCTTCGAACCCTTTGCCACAAGATGGGGCCCACAAGTCCGGGTCGGTTGGGAAACCCGTGGGTCAGGAAATGGGCATTTTAGACGAATCGGGTCGGGTCCAAGAGGCTGGTATCAGTGGAGAGGTTTGCATTCGGGGATCCAATGTTACGAAAGGATATAAAAATAACGTGGCAGCAAATACGGCGTCGTTTCTGTTCGATTGGTTTCATACTGGTGATATTGGATACTTTGATTCTGATGGGTATTTGCATCTCGTGGGTCGGATCAAGGAACTCATCAACCGAGGAG gtgAAAAGATATCACCAATAGAAGTGGATGCTGTTCTTCTTTCACATCCAGAAATTGCTCAAGCAGTTGCTTTTGGAGTGCCTGATGCCAAGTATGGAGAGgag ATATATTGTGCTGTCATCCCAAGAGAAGGATCAAACGTTGATGAGGCAGAGGTGCTAAGATTTAGCAAGACCAATCTTGCATCCTTCAAAGTACCAAAAAAGGTCTTCATTACTGATTCTTTACCCAAAACTGCCACAGGCAAGATTTTGCGCCGTCTTGTGGCAGAACACTTTGTCTCTCAAATTTGA